A DNA window from Candidatus Bodocaedibacter vickermanii contains the following coding sequences:
- a CDS encoding CDGSH iron-sulfur domain-containing protein, with translation MSSKQPYKLHIEPGVVYSWCSCGFSATEPLCDGSHRTETENKRSVKFQSDNAKDVMLCMCKHTKNPPYCDGSHNQFE, from the coding sequence ATGTCTTCAAAACAGCCGTATAAACTGCATATTGAACCGGGAGTGGTTTATTCCTGGTGTAGTTGTGGTTTTTCAGCGACTGAACCACTATGTGATGGCAGTCATCGTACAGAAACCGAAAACAAACGTTCGGTAAAATTTCAAAGTGACAACGCAAAAGACGTTATGCTATGTATGTGTAAACATACAAAGAACCCTCCGTATTGTGATGGCAGTCACAATCAATTTGAATAG
- the metK gene encoding methionine adenosyltransferase, which translates to MKEFVFTSESVSEGHPDKVCDRISDSILDAFLAEDPFARVALETLATTNKVVLAGEVRGALTDAQMEDIAREAVRQIGYEQEGFHWKNLDVDVYVHSQSADIAMGVDSSSSKEEGAGDQGIMFGYACRETPELMPAPIQYAHRILHELADMRHNGLSILGPDAKSQISLLYHDNKPVKATSVVVSTQHAEGVTAEEIREIVRPIVLRTLPEGWMCDEKDFYVNPTGRFVIGGPDGDSGLTGRKIIVDTYGGMCPHGGGAFSGKDPTKVDRSAAYIARYLAKNIVASGIADKCTIQLSYAIGVAHPLSIYVDFGDHTRIDDAYEVAKKIGEIVDLTPKGIRTHLQLNRPIYTPTTAYGHFGRQPGSNGEFSWEKLDLVETLRSEFAHLLIHA; encoded by the coding sequence ATGAAAGAATTTGTATTTACCAGTGAATCCGTATCCGAAGGACATCCAGATAAAGTATGCGATCGTATTTCGGACAGTATCCTAGACGCATTTTTAGCAGAAGATCCATTTGCTCGCGTTGCACTTGAAACATTAGCAACAACAAACAAAGTTGTGTTGGCCGGTGAAGTTCGTGGAGCTTTAACAGACGCGCAAATGGAAGACATTGCACGTGAAGCCGTTCGTCAAATCGGATATGAACAAGAAGGTTTCCACTGGAAAAACTTAGATGTTGATGTGTATGTTCACAGCCAATCAGCTGATATTGCGATGGGTGTTGATTCATCGTCTTCAAAAGAAGAAGGTGCCGGCGACCAAGGGATTATGTTTGGATATGCTTGCCGTGAAACACCAGAATTAATGCCAGCGCCAATTCAATATGCGCACCGTATTCTTCATGAATTAGCGGACATGCGTCACAATGGACTCAGCATTTTGGGACCTGATGCAAAAAGCCAAATCAGCTTATTATATCATGATAACAAGCCAGTAAAAGCAACGTCTGTTGTTGTATCAACTCAACATGCTGAAGGCGTTACTGCAGAAGAAATTCGCGAAATTGTTCGTCCAATCGTATTGCGCACATTACCAGAAGGTTGGATGTGTGATGAAAAAGATTTCTACGTTAACCCCACAGGGCGCTTTGTGATCGGTGGACCCGATGGCGACTCTGGTTTAACTGGACGTAAGATCATTGTGGATACCTATGGCGGTATGTGCCCTCATGGTGGTGGTGCATTCTCTGGTAAAGATCCAACAAAAGTGGATCGTTCAGCGGCATACATCGCACGTTATTTAGCAAAGAACATCGTAGCATCGGGTATTGCTGACAAGTGTACGATTCAATTGTCCTATGCAATTGGTGTTGCTCATCCGTTGTCAATCTATGTTGATTTTGGTGATCACACACGTATTGATGATGCCTATGAAGTTGCTAAGAAAATTGGCGAAATCGTTGATCTAACACCAAAAGGTATTCGGACTCATTTACAGTTGAACCGTCCAATTTATACGCCAACAACGGCCTATGGACACTTTGGTCGTCAACCAGGATCAAACGGTGAGTTCAGTTGGGAAAAATTAGATCTAGTTGAAACATTACGCAGCGAATTTGCTCACTTATTAATTCACGCATAA
- the trmB gene encoding tRNA (guanosine(46)-N7)-methyltransferase TrmB, translated as MSDLVSKSTRTFGRRQGRPIKDTKQQLMDELFPTISIELPEVDYLINPDIYFDQKAPVWFEVGFGGGEHIAQLAVQHPDINFIGCEPFMNGVASLVNHIQEQHISNIRIFQGNALDVLKSFNHECLSRFYLMFADPWPKKRHHKRRFIQNDILNLVIPKLMLNAEFRLATDHESYQQWMVQHLRNRTDLKEVLCTFDKPTDWPNTRYEAKAIEEGRKPLYLIFQRVQ; from the coding sequence ATGTCTGATTTAGTTTCTAAAAGCACACGTACATTTGGGCGCCGTCAAGGGCGCCCAATTAAAGACACAAAACAACAGCTGATGGATGAGCTGTTTCCGACAATTTCCATTGAATTGCCAGAGGTCGACTATTTAATTAATCCTGACATTTACTTTGATCAAAAAGCTCCTGTATGGTTTGAGGTTGGTTTTGGTGGTGGAGAACATATCGCACAGTTAGCCGTTCAGCATCCCGATATTAATTTCATTGGGTGTGAACCCTTCATGAATGGTGTTGCCTCGTTGGTGAATCATATACAAGAGCAGCACATTTCCAATATTCGTATTTTTCAGGGGAATGCTCTTGATGTGTTAAAATCATTTAATCACGAGTGTTTGTCTCGGTTTTATTTAATGTTTGCGGATCCATGGCCGAAAAAGCGCCATCATAAACGTCGGTTTATCCAAAACGATATCTTAAATTTGGTGATTCCAAAACTGATGTTAAATGCAGAGTTCCGTTTGGCGACAGACCACGAAAGTTATCAGCAGTGGATGGTACAGCATTTGCGGAATCGAACTGATTTAAAGGAAGTCCTCTGTACATTTGATAAGCCGACTGATTGGCCAAATACTCGATATGAAGCAAAAGCCATCGAAGAAGGTCGTAAGCCCTTGTATCTAATATTCCAACGCGTTCAATAA
- a CDS encoding ChaB family protein, whose translation MEGEGFNHKGDYKSKSNLPDSVRNVLPEHAQEIYRASYNNAHTEYHLKKNRNNPTDSLEEICHKVAWSAVKKKYHRNKDGNWTEKK comes from the coding sequence CTGGAAGGCGAAGGTTTTAACCATAAAGGGGACTATAAATCAAAGAGTAACTTACCCGATTCTGTCCGAAATGTTTTACCCGAACATGCCCAAGAAATTTATCGAGCCAGTTATAACAATGCCCACACAGAATATCACCTAAAAAAGAATCGAAATAATCCCACCGACAGTTTAGAAGAAATATGTCATAAAGTAGCCTGGTCTGCGGTAAAGAAAAAATACCATAGAAACAAAGATGGCAACTGGACAGAAAAGAAATAA
- the tnpA gene encoding IS200/IS605 family transposase, with translation MTDYSKTSHTVFYHRYHLVWITKYRKRVLSGELRLRVREVIAQVADELGVKVCNGVLSADHVHIFVEIPPHVSVSEFVKIAKGRSSRKIQQEFPNIKKEYWGRHFWGRGFFSSTSGNVTDDIINAYINNHTDSFQSNNLSNISLE, from the coding sequence ATGACAGATTATAGCAAAACCAGCCACACCGTATTTTACCATAGATATCACTTAGTATGGATCACCAAGTATCGTAAACGAGTTCTAAGTGGTGAATTAAGATTACGAGTGCGTGAGGTGATCGCACAGGTTGCTGATGAACTGGGTGTTAAGGTTTGCAATGGCGTGTTGTCAGCAGATCATGTGCATATTTTTGTAGAAATACCTCCCCACGTATCGGTCAGTGAATTTGTAAAAATAGCAAAGGGACGATCGTCAAGAAAGATTCAGCAGGAGTTTCCTAATATCAAGAAAGAATATTGGGGAAGACACTTCTGGGGGCGAGGGTTCTTTAGTTCAACGAGCGGCAATGTTACTGATGACATCATTAATGCCTACATCAACAATCATACGGACTCTTTCCAGTCAAATAACCTTTCTAATATCTCTTTAGAGTAG
- a CDS encoding GNAT family N-acetyltransferase: MKRSIMYVVLAVIAFMDKLPPSLAEQAEKNQIFWDSKQRSPIAIFGQGFYLERCQENNPAHQKLFENIYTDPDTMKYWGAGDVRSKEESLAAVKRYATPWRYHQLTGGFVVVHQGRPVMLVGVGLFQAAGVSEFYIMADPSARGKGLATDVMKALYRWCVFLQESKLPVFINYTNGKKAPLDTVFATASEENIASIRLMLKSGFKPIKSLHRYRKGFPSYAQMFPAPSQIKGLDDGHLSMIYPTRFMKRKAGFELKVKELSK; this comes from the coding sequence ATGAAGCGGTCTATTATGTATGTGGTGCTTGCGGTAATTGCTTTTATGGATAAGCTGCCACCCTCGTTAGCAGAGCAAGCTGAAAAGAATCAAATTTTTTGGGATAGTAAACAGCGCAGTCCCATAGCCATTTTTGGTCAAGGCTTTTACCTTGAACGATGCCAAGAAAATAACCCAGCTCACCAAAAACTATTTGAAAATATTTACACAGACCCAGATACCATGAAATATTGGGGGGCAGGGGATGTTCGTTCAAAAGAAGAATCCTTAGCCGCAGTAAAGCGATATGCAACCCCTTGGCGATATCATCAGCTTACGGGAGGCTTTGTTGTAGTTCACCAAGGACGCCCCGTTATGTTGGTTGGAGTAGGTTTGTTTCAAGCTGCCGGAGTTAGCGAGTTTTATATCATGGCGGATCCATCCGCTCGTGGTAAAGGCTTGGCAACAGATGTGATGAAGGCATTATATCGGTGGTGTGTGTTTTTACAAGAATCAAAGCTTCCTGTCTTTATAAACTACACTAATGGAAAAAAAGCTCCGCTAGATACTGTGTTTGCAACGGCTAGTGAAGAAAATATTGCAAGCATTCGTTTGATGTTAAAAAGTGGATTTAAGCCGATTAAATCGTTGCACAGATATCGTAAAGGATTTCCATCCTATGCGCAGATGTTCCCAGCGCCATCTCAGATTAAAGGGCTGGATGATGGTCATTTATCTATGATTTATCCAACTCGATTTATGAAGCGAAAAGCAGGCTTTGAGTTAAAAGTTAAAGAGCTATCTAAATAG